In Anaerobacillus isosaccharinicus, one genomic interval encodes:
- the tuf gene encoding elongation factor Tu — MGKEKFDRSKTHANVGTIGHVDHGKTTLTAAISTVLHKKSGKGTAMAYDQIDGAPEERERGITISTAHVEYETDARHYAHVDCPGHADYVKNMITGAAQMDGGILVVSAADGPMPQTREHILLSRQVGVPYLVVFMNKCDMVDDEELLELVEMEIRDLLTEYDFPGDDIPVIKGSALKALEGDAEWEAKIFELMDAVDSYIPTPPRQTDKPFMMPVEDVFSITGRGTVATGRVERGVVKVGDVIEILGLTEEPKSTTVTGVEMFRKLLDYAEAGDNIGALLRGVSRDDIQRGQVLAKPGTVKAHTKFKSEVYVLSKEEGGRHTPFFSNYRPQFYFRTTDVTGIIQLPEGVEMVMPGDNIEMTVELIAPIAIEEGTKFSIREGGRTVGAGVVATITE; from the coding sequence ATGGGTAAAGAAAAATTTGACCGTTCGAAAACGCATGCTAACGTTGGTACAATCGGACACGTTGACCATGGTAAAACTACATTAACTGCTGCTATCTCTACAGTTCTTCATAAGAAGTCTGGTAAAGGTACAGCTATGGCTTATGATCAAATCGATGGTGCTCCTGAAGAGCGTGAGCGTGGTATCACAATCTCAACTGCACACGTTGAGTACGAAACTGATGCTCGTCACTATGCACACGTAGACTGCCCAGGACATGCTGACTATGTTAAAAACATGATCACTGGTGCTGCTCAAATGGACGGCGGTATCCTAGTAGTATCTGCTGCTGATGGCCCAATGCCACAAACTCGTGAGCACATTCTTTTATCTCGTCAAGTAGGTGTACCTTACCTTGTTGTATTCATGAACAAGTGTGACATGGTAGACGATGAAGAATTACTTGAATTAGTTGAAATGGAAATCCGTGATCTTCTTACAGAATACGACTTCCCAGGAGACGATATTCCTGTAATCAAAGGTTCTGCTCTTAAAGCTCTTGAAGGAGATGCTGAGTGGGAAGCTAAAATCTTCGAACTTATGGATGCTGTAGATTCTTATATCCCAACACCACCTCGTCAAACTGACAAGCCATTCATGATGCCAGTTGAGGATGTATTCTCAATCACTGGTCGTGGTACAGTTGCTACTGGACGCGTTGAGCGTGGAGTAGTTAAAGTTGGGGATGTTATCGAAATCCTTGGTTTAACTGAAGAGCCAAAATCAACAACTGTAACTGGTGTTGAAATGTTCCGTAAGCTTCTTGACTATGCTGAAGCTGGAGACAACATTGGTGCATTACTTCGTGGTGTATCTCGTGATGATATCCAACGTGGTCAAGTACTTGCTAAGCCAGGTACTGTTAAAGCACACACTAAGTTCAAATCAGAAGTTTATGTTCTTTCTAAAGAAGAAGGTGGACGTCATACTCCATTCTTCTCTAACTACCGTCCACAGTTCTACTTCCGTACAACTGACGTAACTGGAATCATCCAACTTCCAGAAGGCGTTGAGATGGTTATGCCTGGAGACAACATCGAAATGACTGTTGAACTAATCGCTCCAATCGCAATCGAAGAAGGAACTAAGTTCTCTATTCGTGAAGGTGGCCGTACTGTAGGCGCTGGAGTAGTTGCAACTATCACTGAGTAA
- a CDS encoding nuclease-related domain-containing protein — protein MIIKARTESLELKLLRHLHLRTNLLEKEKLHYLNLEKGYAGELAFDDMVDGISNNWLILNDLLLEINNTMFQLDKLIITPEKIYLYEVKNFEGDYYIEKDI, from the coding sequence ATGATAATTAAAGCTCGGACCGAGAGTTTAGAATTAAAACTGTTACGGCATTTACATTTACGTACCAATCTATTAGAAAAAGAAAAATTACACTATCTAAATTTGGAAAAAGGTTATGCTGGTGAACTAGCTTTTGATGACATGGTCGATGGAATTAGTAACAATTGGCTTATCTTAAATGACTTACTCCTCGAAATAAATAACACTATGTTTCAACTCGACAAGCTGATAATAACTCCCGAAAAAATATATTTATATGAAGTGAAAAATTTTGAGGGTGATTATTATATAGAAAAAGACATCTAG
- the rpsJ gene encoding 30S ribosomal protein S10 has translation MAKQKIRIRLKAYDHRILDQSAEKIVETAKRSGAQVSGPIPLPTEKSIYTVLRAVHKYKDSREQFEMRTHKRLIDIVNPTPQTVDALMRLDLPSGVDIEIKL, from the coding sequence ATGGCAAAGCAAAAAATTCGCATTCGTTTAAAAGCTTATGATCACAGAATTCTTGATCAATCTGCTGAAAAAATCGTAGAAACAGCTAAACGTTCAGGTGCTCAGGTTTCTGGACCGATTCCTCTTCCTACAGAGAAATCAATCTATACGGTTTTAAGAGCGGTTCATAAGTATAAAGATTCTCGTGAGCAGTTTGAAATGCGCACACATAAGCGTCTAATTGATATTGTGAACCCAACTCCACAAACTGTGGATGCTCTAATGCGTTTAGACTTACCGTCAGGCGTAGACATTGAAATTAAGCTTTAA
- the rplC gene encoding 50S ribosomal protein L3: protein MTKGILGKKLGMTQVFTEKGDVVPVTVIEASPNVVLQKKSVESDGYVAIQLGYDDVKASRVIKPAKGHAEKANANPKRYMKEIRGTEFDAYEVGQEIKVNTFSEGDIVDVTGISKGKGFQGSIKRHNQSRGPMAHGSRYHRRPGSMGPVAPNRVFKGKLLPGRMGGEQITVQNLEIVKVDTERNLLLVKGNVPGARKGYVTIKSAVKAN, encoded by the coding sequence ATGACCAAAGGAATCTTAGGGAAAAAATTAGGAATGACTCAAGTATTCACTGAAAAAGGCGACGTGGTACCGGTAACAGTTATCGAAGCTTCACCGAACGTTGTTCTTCAAAAGAAATCAGTTGAATCTGACGGATATGTTGCGATCCAATTAGGATATGATGATGTGAAAGCATCTCGCGTAATTAAGCCAGCTAAAGGTCATGCTGAAAAGGCCAATGCTAATCCTAAGCGCTACATGAAGGAAATTCGTGGCACTGAATTTGATGCTTACGAAGTTGGTCAAGAGATCAAAGTTAATACATTTAGTGAAGGTGACATCGTAGACGTTACAGGTATTTCTAAAGGAAAAGGTTTCCAAGGATCTATCAAACGTCACAATCAATCACGTGGACCAATGGCTCACGGATCACGTTATCACCGTCGTCCTGGTTCAATGGGACCTGTTGCTCCAAACCGCGTATTCAAAGGTAAATTATTACCTGGACGTATGGGTGGCGAACAAATCACTGTACAAAATTTAGAGATCGTTAAGGTAGATACAGAGCGTAACTTACTTTTAGTAAAAGGTAATGTACCAGGAGCTAGAAAAGGCTACGTAACTATCAAGAGCGCTGTTAAAGCGAACTAA
- the rplD gene encoding 50S ribosomal protein L4 — protein MPKVALFNQNGTQVGDIELSDAVFGIEPNQHVLHDAVVMQQASLRQGTHDTKGRSEVRGGGRKPWRQKGTGRARQGSIRSPQWVGGGVVFGPTPRSYSYKLPKKVRRLAIKSALASKVIAQEIVVLEGLMLDTPKTKDMVAILTGLSADRKALVVTADYNDNVALSARNIPGVTFVTAEGINVLDVLKHDKLVITKDAVQKVEEVLA, from the coding sequence ATGCCTAAAGTTGCTTTATTTAACCAAAACGGAACGCAAGTTGGCGATATCGAATTATCAGATGCTGTATTCGGTATTGAACCAAATCAACACGTATTACACGATGCTGTTGTAATGCAACAAGCTTCATTACGTCAAGGAACACATGATACAAAAGGACGTTCGGAAGTACGTGGTGGTGGACGTAAACCATGGCGTCAAAAAGGAACTGGTCGTGCAAGACAAGGTTCAATTAGATCACCTCAATGGGTTGGTGGTGGAGTAGTATTCGGACCAACACCTCGTAGCTATAGCTACAAATTACCTAAAAAAGTACGTCGTTTAGCGATTAAATCTGCATTAGCTTCAAAAGTTATTGCTCAAGAAATCGTAGTACTTGAAGGATTAATGTTAGATACACCAAAAACAAAAGATATGGTGGCTATTTTAACTGGCTTATCAGCTGACCGCAAAGCGTTAGTAGTAACTGCTGATTACAACGACAACGTTGCATTATCAGCTCGTAACATCCCTGGAGTAACATTCGTTACTGCTGAAGGAATTAACGTTCTTGATGTATTGAAGCATGATAAATTAGTTATCACTAAAGACGCCGTTCAAAAGGTAGAGGAGGTGCTAGCGTAA
- the rplW gene encoding 50S ribosomal protein L23, whose translation MENARDIIKRPVITERSTDLMSEKKYTFEVDVRANKTQVKDAIEEIFGVKVANVNTMNYKGKFKRFGRHSGYTPRRKKAIVTLTAESKELEFFEGV comes from the coding sequence ATGGAAAACGCTCGTGATATCATTAAGCGCCCCGTAATTACAGAACGTTCAACTGACCTTATGTCAGAAAAGAAATACACTTTTGAAGTAGATGTTCGTGCTAACAAAACTCAAGTTAAAGATGCTATCGAAGAAATCTTCGGAGTAAAAGTAGCTAACGTAAATACGATGAATTACAAGGGTAAGTTCAAGAGATTTGGACGTCACTCAGGTTATACGCCTCGTCGTAAAAAAGCAATCGTTACGTTAACTGCTGAAAGCAAAGAATTAGAATTCTTTGAAGGTGTTTAA
- the rplB gene encoding 50S ribosomal protein L2, producing the protein MPIKKYKPTSAGRRGMSVLDFQEITTDKPEKSLLAPIHRKGGRNNQGKLTVRHHGGGHKRQYRVIDFKRNKDGIPGRVATIEYDPNRTANIALINYVDGEKRYILAPKGLKVGMEVMSGSTADIKVGNSLPLINIPVGTVIHNIELKPGKGGQLVRSAGTEAQLLGKEGQYVLVRLNSGETRMILSNCRATIGQVGNLEHELVNIGKAGRSRWLGIRPTVRGSVMNPNDHPHGGGEGRSPIGRKSPMSPWGKPTLGYKTRKKNKHSDKYIVRRRKK; encoded by the coding sequence ATGCCGATTAAAAAGTATAAACCGACCAGTGCCGGTCGTCGTGGAATGTCAGTATTAGACTTCCAAGAGATCACAACTGATAAGCCGGAAAAATCATTATTAGCGCCTATTCATAGAAAAGGCGGACGTAATAACCAAGGTAAATTGACTGTTCGTCATCATGGTGGTGGACACAAACGTCAATACCGTGTAATCGACTTCAAGCGTAATAAAGATGGAATTCCAGGACGCGTTGCTACGATCGAATACGATCCAAACCGTACTGCTAACATTGCATTAATTAATTATGTTGATGGAGAAAAGCGTTACATTCTAGCACCAAAAGGTCTTAAAGTTGGTATGGAAGTAATGAGCGGTTCAACAGCTGATATTAAAGTAGGTAACTCTTTACCACTTATCAATATCCCAGTTGGTACTGTTATTCATAACATTGAGTTAAAGCCAGGTAAAGGTGGACAATTAGTTCGTTCTGCTGGTACTGAAGCTCAATTACTAGGTAAAGAAGGACAATATGTACTTGTTCGCTTAAACTCAGGTGAAACTCGTATGATCCTATCAAACTGCCGTGCTACAATTGGTCAAGTTGGTAACCTAGAACACGAACTTGTAAACATTGGTAAAGCAGGTCGTTCACGTTGGTTAGGTATTAGACCTACTGTTCGTGGATCTGTAATGAACCCTAACGATCACCCACACGGTGGTGGTGAAGGACGTTCACCAATCGGACGCAAATCACCAATGTCTCCATGGGGTAAACCAACTCTTGGATACAAAACTCGTAAGAAAAACAAACACTCTGACAAGTACATTGTACGTCGTCGCAAAAAATAA
- the rpsS gene encoding 30S ribosomal protein S19: MGRSLKKGPFVDDHLMKKVIDLNEKDEKKVIKSWSRRSTIFPDFIGHTIAVYDGRKHVPVFVSEDMVGHKLGEFAPTRTYKGHAANDKKTRR, encoded by the coding sequence ATGGGTCGTAGCTTAAAAAAAGGACCTTTTGTTGATGATCACTTGATGAAAAAAGTTATTGATTTGAACGAAAAAGACGAAAAGAAAGTAATTAAATCTTGGTCACGTCGTTCAACAATCTTCCCGGACTTTATTGGTCATACAATCGCTGTCTATGATGGACGTAAACACGTACCAGTATTCGTTTCAGAAGATATGGTGGGTCATAAGTTAGGTGAATTTGCACCAACAAGAACTTATAAAGGCCATGCAGCAAATGATAAGAAAACAAGACGTTAA
- the rplV gene encoding 50S ribosomal protein L22, with translation MQAKAVAKQVRIAPRKVRLVVDLIRGKQVGEAVAILRHTPKAASPVVEKLLNSAIANAEHNYEMDVNNLVVSEVFVDEGVTLKRFRPRAMGRASRINKRASHITIVVSEKKEG, from the coding sequence ATGCAAGCGAAAGCAGTTGCTAAACAAGTGCGTATTGCTCCTCGTAAGGTACGTCTAGTAGTAGACTTAATTCGGGGCAAGCAAGTTGGTGAAGCGGTAGCGATCCTACGTCATACACCTAAAGCAGCTTCTCCAGTAGTAGAAAAGCTGTTAAACTCTGCTATTGCAAATGCTGAACACAACTATGAAATGGACGTTAACAACTTAGTTGTAAGTGAAGTTTTTGTTGATGAGGGAGTTACTTTAAAAAGATTCCGTCCTCGTGCTATGGGACGTGCAAGTAGAATTAACAAACGCGCTAGTCATATTACTATCGTTGTTTCAGAAAAGAAGGAGGGGTAA
- the rpsC gene encoding 30S ribosomal protein S3 produces MGQKVNPIGLRVGVIRDWESKWYAEKDYADLLHEDLKIREYIEKRLKDASVSKIEIERAANRVNVTIHTAKPGMVIGKGGSEVEALRKALNELTNKRVHINIFEIKQADMDAKLVAENIARQLENRISFRRAMKQAIQRTMRAGAKGIKTQVSGRLGGADIARSEHYSEGTVPLHTLRADIDYGTAEADTTYGKLGIKVWIYRGEVLPTKGTKKEEGGK; encoded by the coding sequence GTGGGTCAAAAAGTAAATCCGATAGGACTTCGTGTAGGAGTTATCCGTGACTGGGAGTCAAAATGGTATGCTGAAAAAGACTATGCTGATTTATTACACGAAGATTTAAAAATCCGTGAATATATCGAAAAGCGTCTTAAAGATGCATCTGTATCTAAAATTGAAATCGAACGCGCTGCAAACCGTGTGAATGTAACAATCCATACAGCTAAGCCAGGTATGGTAATCGGTAAAGGTGGTTCGGAAGTTGAAGCTCTTCGTAAAGCTTTAAACGAACTTACTAACAAGAGAGTTCACATCAACATCTTTGAAATTAAGCAAGCAGATATGGATGCTAAATTAGTAGCTGAAAATATCGCTCGTCAATTAGAAAATCGTATTTCATTCCGTCGTGCAATGAAACAAGCGATCCAACGTACTATGCGTGCTGGAGCAAAAGGTATTAAAACTCAAGTATCTGGACGCCTAGGCGGAGCAGATATCGCTCGTTCTGAACACTATAGCGAAGGAACTGTTCCACTTCACACATTACGTGCTGATATTGATTACGGAACAGCAGAAGCTGACACTACTTATGGTAAGCTAGGTATTAAAGTCTGGATCTACCGTGGTGAAGTCCTTCCAACGAAAGGAACGAAAAAAGAGGAAGGAGGCAAATAA
- the rplP gene encoding 50S ribosomal protein L16, with protein MLLPKRVKYRREHRGKMRGKAKGGTEVHFGEFGLQATEASWITNRQIESARRAMTRYMKRGGKVWIKIFPSKPYTAKPLEVRMGSGKGAPEGWVAVVKPGKVMFEIAGVSEEVAREALRLAAHKLPIKCKFVKREEVGGDANES; from the coding sequence ATGTTATTACCTAAACGTGTAAAATATCGTCGCGAACATAGAGGAAAAATGCGCGGAAAAGCAAAGGGTGGTACTGAGGTTCATTTCGGTGAGTTTGGTTTACAAGCAACTGAAGCATCTTGGATTACTAACCGTCAGATTGAATCTGCTCGTCGTGCAATGACTCGTTATATGAAGCGTGGCGGTAAAGTTTGGATTAAAATCTTCCCATCAAAGCCATATACAGCTAAGCCTCTTGAGGTGCGAATGGGTTCTGGTAAAGGTGCTCCTGAAGGATGGGTAGCAGTTGTTAAGCCAGGAAAAGTTATGTTTGAAATTGCAGGCGTTTCTGAAGAAGTGGCACGTGAAGCATTACGTTTAGCTGCTCATAAATTGCCTATTAAATGTAAGTTTGTAAAACGCGAAGAAGTGGGTGGTGACGCAAATGAAAGCTAA
- the rpmC gene encoding 50S ribosomal protein L29 — protein sequence MKANEIRNLTTAEIEQKAKSLKEELFNLRFQLATGQLDNPARIREVRKAIARAKTVLRERELGITNE from the coding sequence ATGAAAGCTAATGAGATCCGTAACTTAACCACTGCCGAGATCGAACAGAAAGCAAAGTCACTGAAAGAAGAGTTATTTAACCTACGCTTTCAACTAGCGACTGGACAGTTAGACAATCCAGCCCGCATTCGTGAAGTTCGTAAAGCAATAGCTCGTGCAAAAACAGTATTGCGTGAGAGAGAGCTAGGTATAACTAACGAATAA
- the rpsQ gene encoding 30S ribosomal protein S17, producing MTERNQRKEYTGRVVSDKMDKTITVLVETYKTDKLYGKRVKYSKKYKAHDENNTAKIGDVVKIMETRPLSKDKRFRLVTIVQEAVII from the coding sequence ATGACTGAGCGTAACCAACGTAAGGAATATACTGGTAGAGTTGTTTCTGACAAAATGGATAAAACAATCACAGTATTAGTAGAAACTTACAAAACTGATAAGTTGTACGGCAAACGTGTTAAGTATTCAAAGAAATATAAAGCACATGACGAAAATAACACTGCTAAGATCGGTGACGTTGTTAAAATTATGGAAACTCGCCCTTTATCAAAAGATAAGCGTTTTCGTTTAGTGACAATCGTTCAAGAAGCGGTAATTATTTAA
- the rplN gene encoding 50S ribosomal protein L14, translated as MIQQETRLKVADNSGAREVLCIKVLGGSGRKTANIGDVIVCSVKQATPGGVVKKGDVVKAVIVRTKTGARRNDGSYIKFDENAAVIIKEDKSPRGTRIFGPVARELREKQFMKIVSLAPEVL; from the coding sequence ATGATTCAACAAGAAACTCGTTTAAAAGTTGCTGATAACTCTGGTGCACGTGAAGTACTTTGTATTAAAGTACTAGGTGGTTCAGGCCGCAAAACAGCTAACATTGGTGATGTAATTGTTTGCTCGGTGAAACAAGCAACACCAGGTGGCGTTGTCAAGAAAGGCGACGTTGTTAAAGCTGTTATCGTTCGCACAAAGACAGGCGCTCGTCGTAACGACGGTTCATACATTAAGTTTGATGAAAATGCTGCAGTTATTATTAAAGAAGATAAGAGTCCTCGTGGAACTCGTATTTTTGGACCTGTTGCCCGCGAACTTCGTGAAAAGCAATTCATGAAAATCGTTTCACTTGCTCCAGAAGTTCTATAA
- the rplX gene encoding 50S ribosomal protein L24: MHVKKGDTVKVISGKDKGKQGVILEAYPTKGRVLVEGINMVKKHAKPSQANPQGGIINMEAPLASSNVMPIDPKTGEPTRVGYKVENGKKVRIAKKSGEVLDK, from the coding sequence ATGCATGTTAAAAAAGGTGACACTGTAAAAGTGATCTCTGGTAAAGATAAGGGAAAACAAGGCGTTATTTTAGAAGCATACCCAACTAAAGGTCGTGTTCTTGTAGAAGGAATTAACATGGTAAAGAAACATGCTAAGCCATCACAAGCTAACCCACAAGGCGGTATCATCAATATGGAAGCGCCGCTTGCTTCATCTAACGTTATGCCTATCGATCCAAAAACAGGTGAACCTACACGTGTAGGATATAAAGTAGAGAACGGTAAAAAAGTACGTATTGCAAAAAAATCTGGCGAAGTATTAGATAAGTAG
- the rplE gene encoding 50S ribosomal protein L5, giving the protein MNRLKERYQNEIVPSLVEKFNYSSVMAVPKVDKIVVNMGVGDAVSNAKALDKAVEELTVITGQKPLITKAKKSIAGFKLREGMPIGAKVTLRGERMYEFLDKLISVSLPRVRDFRGISKKSFDGRGNYTLGVKEQLIFPEVDYDKVDKARGMDIVVVTTANTDEEARELLTLMGMPFQK; this is encoded by the coding sequence ATGAATCGTTTAAAAGAGAGGTACCAAAACGAGATCGTTCCTTCTCTAGTTGAGAAATTTAACTACAGTTCAGTAATGGCTGTACCGAAGGTTGATAAGATCGTTGTAAACATGGGTGTTGGAGACGCTGTTTCTAACGCTAAGGCTTTAGATAAAGCTGTTGAAGAATTAACTGTAATTACAGGTCAAAAGCCACTTATTACGAAAGCGAAAAAATCCATCGCTGGATTTAAGCTTCGTGAAGGTATGCCAATCGGTGCGAAGGTTACTCTTCGTGGCGAGCGCATGTATGAGTTCTTAGACAAATTAATTTCAGTTTCACTTCCACGTGTACGTGACTTCCGAGGAATTTCTAAAAAGTCATTTGACGGTCGTGGAAACTATACACTTGGTGTTAAAGAACAATTAATCTTCCCAGAAGTTGACTACGATAAAGTAGACAAAGCTCGTGGGATGGATATCGTAGTAGTAACTACAGCTAATACTGACGAGGAAGCTCGTGAATTATTAACATTAATGGGTATGCCATTTCAAAAATAG
- a CDS encoding type Z 30S ribosomal protein S14, whose translation MAKKSMIAKQKRPQKFKVQEYTRCERCGRPHSVIRKFKLCRICFRELAHKGQIPGVKKASW comes from the coding sequence TTGGCGAAAAAGTCTATGATTGCAAAGCAGAAGCGCCCTCAAAAGTTCAAAGTGCAAGAGTATACTCGTTGCGAACGTTGTGGTCGTCCTCACTCAGTCATTCGTAAATTTAAATTATGTCGGATTTGCTTCCGTGAGTTAGCACATAAAGGACAAATCCCTGGCGTTAAAAAAGCAAGCTGGTAA